The genomic DNA CCATTTTTTGCTTGTACTATTATTTCATATTTGGTCATTCCGTCTTCTGTTTCTATTTTCGCTCTGACTATTTTGCCTTTTACTTGTTTCAAGGCGATTTGTTTTGCTCTTTCCATACCGATTTCTTCATTGGGACTGACTTCACGGGCTTGAGTAGACTGAATGTTTAGACAAAAAAGCAAGCCAAGTGATAGTAACAGGGAAAATATGAAAGTTTTCTTCATAGTTCCACTCCTTTCTTTTTTGTTAGTATGTGAACGTTGTTTGAATTTATTCAATTAATCATACTCTTTTTTGATGAAGGCCGGACAAGAATTTACAAAGATGAGCTTATCAACTATGACCTTGTCCTTTAGTTTGCATACGTTATAAGTAATAGAAGCAGAAAGGAGCATAAAATGTTTAACTTACAAGGAACAGAAATAAGCCATTTTCTTTTCGCAATGGGCTGCTTATTAGCTGCAGCTCACTTATTGGGTTTTATTGCAGAACGATTGTACATTCCGCGAGTGATCGGTGAAGTTTCTGCAGGATTAGTATTGGGACCGACTCTTTTAGGACATTTTTTCCCGGATTTGTATCATTGGATGTTTTTGGGGTTTTCAGAAGAAGACAAGTTATTTGGCCTTCTATATCAATTTGGATTACTAATGCTTATGTTCAGCTCGGGGCTGAAATTTCAAACTCACTTTACAAAAGAAGACATGAAAATCACATCAGTTTTAGTAGTTGGAGCAACTGTACCTTCTTTTGTTGTCGGTTGGATGGCTGCAGATATGTTAAATATAGCCCCGTATTTAGGCGTGGCAAACAACTTGCTTGCTTTGAAAATCGTCATTGCTATTTCCATAGCAGTAACCTCAATACCCGTTATTTCCAAGATTTTTAATGACTTAGGTATCATGCAAACACGATTCGCCAAAATTGTTATCGCTTGTGCAGGTATTCATGATATTTTGTTATGGATTGCACTAGGCTTTGCCACTGCCCTCGCCAGTAAAGGAGGAGTTTTTACTCTCGCTACCGGGCTCAAAAGTATTTTCCTTAGTGTAGGTTTTATAGCGGGGACTTTAATACTAGGTTACTTACTATTTAATCGTTTGACCTATCTAAAGCAGAATTTGTTGTTCAGAGCTTCGAATATGGGGTATTTTTTATTTATCATGTTCATGCTTGCGGCGCTGGCCGGAACTCTGCATGTAGAAAC from Bacillus methanolicus MGA3 includes the following:
- a CDS encoding PepSY domain-containing protein, whose product is MKKTFIFSLLLSLGLLFCLNIQSTQAREVSPNEEIGMERAKQIALKQVKGKIVRAKIETEDGMTKYEIIVQAKNGIYEVEIDKATGKVLEVEREGSGDDGVRDDDKPGNDNRNDN
- a CDS encoding cation:proton antiporter; protein product: MFNLQGTEISHFLFAMGCLLAAAHLLGFIAERLYIPRVIGEVSAGLVLGPTLLGHFFPDLYHWMFLGFSEEDKLFGLLYQFGLLMLMFSSGLKFQTHFTKEDMKITSVLVVGATVPSFVVGWMAADMLNIAPYLGVANNLLALKIVIAISIAVTSIPVISKIFNDLGIMQTRFAKIVIACAGIHDILLWIALGFATALASKGGVFTLATGLKSIFLSVGFIAGTLILGYLLFNRLTYLKQNLLFRASNMGYFLFIMFMLAALAGTLHVETIFGALLAGILVKLSMPKAVSERIEQGVSNISFPWFIPIYFATVGLQLNLVKHFNLLFFLGYLLLATLTQTLAIYISSRLIKQDRLTSINLGIAINNRGGPGIVLSTVAYSTGIINQDFFAVLVMLSLITSWFPGTWLRIVVNKGWRLMPGDENIISKQKKKINTIKSLN